The window GCGGTGGCGGTAGAACCGGACGAGGTCTGCGTGGTGATCTGCTGGATCACGTTCATCGTCAGGGAAATCTGACCGGCAGACGACGTCTGTTGTTGTGCAGCGTTGGAAATGCTCTGGATCAGCGCCGCGAGGGTTTTGGACACCCCTTCGATTTCTTCCAGGGCCACGCCGGCATCCTGAGCCAGGCGGGCGCCGCGCACCACTTCGGTGGTGGTCTGTTCCATGGAGATGACCGCTTCGTTGGTGTCAGTCTGGATCGCCCGCACCAGCGTTTCAATCTGTCGCGTGGCCGCTGAAGAGCGTTCGGCCAAGCGTTGAACTTCGTCGGCTACCACCGCGAAACCGCGCCCGGCATCACCGGCCATCGATGCCTGGATCGCAGCGTTGAGGGCGAGGATGTTGGTCTGGTCGGCAATGTCATCGATCAGGCTGACGATGTCGCCGATTTCCTGGGAAGACTCGCCCAGGCGCTTGATGCGCTTGGCGGTGTCCTGAATCTGCTCGCGGATGTTGTCCATGCCATGGATGGTGTTGTGCACCACCTCGTTGCCCTTGTTGGCGATCTCCACCGAGCGCTCGGCCACCGCCGAGGATTCAGCGGCGTTGGCCGACACCTGATCAATGGACTCGGCCATGTCGTTGATCGCGGTGGAGGCTTCGGAAATCTGCTGCGCCTGATGCTCCGAGGCCTGTGCCAGGTGCATGGCGGTGGCCTGGGTTTCCTGCACGGCAGCGGCGACCTGCCCGGCGGTCAGGTTGATGGTGGCCACGAGGTCGCGCAGCTGGTCCACGGAATAATTGATCGAGTCGGCGATGGTGCCGGTAAAGTCTTCGGTCACCGAGGCGGTTACGGTCAGATCGCCGTCGGCCAGGTCCTCGATTTCATCGAGCAGACGCATGATCGCGTTCTGGTTGCGTTCGTTTTTCTCGGCGGTTTCGCGCAACTGCCGGTTGGTTTCGCGGACCATCACCAGACCGATGAGGATGATCGACATCAACGCCGCCAGGCCCAGTACATAACCACCGATGGTGTCGGTGTTGCGTCCGCCGGCAAGGTTTTCAAAACCACCGGCAAGGTGCGAGGCTTCGTCGAGCAGGGTTTGCGACAGGCTGAAGATATTGGTCGCAGACTCGCGCACCTTGAACAGCTCCGGCGAGGTTTCGAGGATTTCATCCACCGAGCCGGAAACGAATTCGAACAGCTCGGAAATTTCGCTCAACCGCGCCCGTGCATCCTGATCTTCGACCTGACTGATTTTCAGCGCCGCATTGCCCTGGAGCATGCCGTTGAGCACCTGACCGAATCGCGCCGCATCGCGACCGAAAGCGTCGGCGGCCTGTTGCGAGCTCTCGTCGCCGGACAACACCGTGTTCACCGCACCCAGAATGCGTTCGGCCAGCAGCGATTGACGCTGGGCCACCGCGACCTGAGCGGCCGGGGCGCCGCGTTGCAAGAGGATTTCCACAACCTTCTCGTACTCGACCTGCAACTGCGGCACGGTTTCGGCCAGAGTCGCGGCGACCTGATGCAGCGACAACACCGTCTGCTCACTGGAAAGAATGGCGTCGGTATTTTTCAGCAGGCGTTCCCAGTCCATCTGCACGGCACGCATTTCCGGGCGCACGGTGGCCGGTGCCGGTGGCAGACCGGTGGAAGGATCACCCTTTTTCAGATAGCTCCAGCGCTGGGCAAAATCGTTGCGCGCATCGCTGAGCAACTTGAATGCCGCAGCCTTGCCGGCGGCGGCTTCGGTGGCGTTCTTGGCAATGCGCTGCGACAGCACGCGCAGCTCGCCGGCGTGACCGATGTACTGTTTGTCGTAGGTGGCCTGGGTGTTGAGGTACGCGAAGTTGGCGAACAACAGCATGATGAAAATGATCAGCGCGATGAACAGCGCGATGATCTGCGAACGACTGCGCGACCCTTCCATTGGCTTGCCTGTTTTTGCTTTTATCATCGGTCTTCGCCTGTCCTGCCCAATTCCCCCCGCTCTTGTAGGAGCAAGGCTTGCCCGCGATGAACGATAACGCGGTGTACCTGATGAACTTCTGCGCCTGCATCGCGAGCAAGCTCGGCTCCTACAAGAGCCTATACCGCGATGTTCATGAACCCCTGCGACCGCGCCAGC of the Pseudomonas sp. MAG733B genome contains:
- a CDS encoding methyl-accepting chemotaxis protein encodes the protein MEGSRSRSQIIALFIALIIFIMLLFANFAYLNTQATYDKQYIGHAGELRVLSQRIAKNATEAAAGKAAAFKLLSDARNDFAQRWSYLKKGDPSTGLPPAPATVRPEMRAVQMDWERLLKNTDAILSSEQTVLSLHQVAATLAETVPQLQVEYEKVVEILLQRGAPAAQVAVAQRQSLLAERILGAVNTVLSGDESSQQAADAFGRDAARFGQVLNGMLQGNAALKISQVEDQDARARLSEISELFEFVSGSVDEILETSPELFKVRESATNIFSLSQTLLDEASHLAGGFENLAGGRNTDTIGGYVLGLAALMSIILIGLVMVRETNRQLRETAEKNERNQNAIMRLLDEIEDLADGDLTVTASVTEDFTGTIADSINYSVDQLRDLVATINLTAGQVAAAVQETQATAMHLAQASEHQAQQISEASTAINDMAESIDQVSANAAESSAVAERSVEIANKGNEVVHNTIHGMDNIREQIQDTAKRIKRLGESSQEIGDIVSLIDDIADQTNILALNAAIQASMAGDAGRGFAVVADEVQRLAERSSAATRQIETLVRAIQTDTNEAVISMEQTTTEVVRGARLAQDAGVALEEIEGVSKTLAALIQSISNAAQQQTSSAGQISLTMNVIQQITTQTSSGSTATAESIGNLAKMASQLRRSVSGFTLPASKAQVTDKA